DNA from Rutidosis leptorrhynchoides isolate AG116_Rl617_1_P2 unplaced genomic scaffold, CSIRO_AGI_Rlap_v1 contig403, whole genome shotgun sequence:
AGAGAATTGTGGCAACTTGGGATTCAAACTCACCTGCCAAGAAAACAACTACTCTGTCATAGAAATCCTAGGATCGAAATATCGAGTCATGGAAATCAATCAAACAGCTTATACAATGAGAATCGCACGAATCGATCTATGGAAATCTCCATGCTCCAATAACGGATATGGGAATACCACTTTGGACGATAGGTTTTTCGGTTATGTTGATTCCGCGGACCAGAACCTTACTTTGTTCTACAACTGCTCTAGTTTCCAGAATCTAACTCTAAACGCTTTTAACGCTCCGAAAATGGTCAGAACAGTCGAAATCACTACTTAAATGACTCACTTCTCAAAAGTTATCGACAAATTGACTGGTTTGATGCTTGTTGCGCGGATAGCCTCAGAGTTCCTATTCTTGACACCAGTATGAACTTGCTGATCTCTAAAGGGAATCTCCAGGAATCTTTGAATGAGGGGTTTGATATCGAATTTAGTGCAATTGGGCAGATGTGCCGTGACTGTAAACATTCTGGTATGGTTTGCATTTATGAAGGAATGTTTCGCTGCGTTCCTTTGGATGGATTTGGTATGTGAATTTCTTCCCATCCATGACTCTTTTTTAGTTATGTCTTCAATTCCACTAGTTAAAAGTACAGGGTTATATGCCACATGGATTATGTCTGATTGAAGCTTAGTTGTCATTTAATCATCCGATTTCTCATGCAGACTTTTCGTCTTCAAAACGGACAAGAAACCTTGCAATAGGTAATATTTTCATCAAAAGTATTATGAAAGTTCGTTTTTCGTTTTCCTTTTTTTGCCCCCCTAAAAAATATATTGAATTATGCAGGTTTGGGTGTTGGCTTGGGTGGCATTTTAATCAGTTGTGCGGCTTATTTTTGTATTACAAGGCTGGTTTCATTAGGGACATTGTTGTTTTTTTGGAAAGAAACAGAATCAGGTCGAAAAGCTGAGGCTGTTTTGCGCCAGCACGGGTTCCTAGCTCCGAAAAGATTCAGCTATTCAGAAGTCAAGAAAATGACCAATTCGTTCAAGGAAAAACTTGGTCAAGGAGGTTATGGTTCCGTGTGCAAAGGAAAGTTTCATGACGATCGTCTTGTAGCCGTAAAGATATTGAATGAGGCCAAAGGGAATGGAGAAGAGTTTATCAACGAGGTTGCGAGCATTAGTAGAACTTCCCATGTGAATGTTATCACTCTTCTAGGATTTTGTTTACAAGGACAAAGGCATGCACTGATTTACGAGTTCATGCCAAATGGATCCCTAGAAAAATTCATATACTGCGAAACTCACCACTTGGGTTGGGAAAAACTTTTCCAAATTGCGACTGGCATAGCTAGAGGACTCGAGTACTTGCACCGCGGCTGCAATACTAGGATTTTACATTTTGACATCAAACCTCATAACATTCTTCTAGACGTCGACTTTTGCCCAAAAATTTCGGATTTCGGGTTGGCAAAACTATGCACGACCAAAGAGAGCAGCACTATATCGATGCTAGAGGCTAGAGGAACCATTGGCTATATCGCGCCGGAAGTGTTTAACCGTCATTTCGGAGGTGTTCCGCACAAATCCGATGTTTATAGTTATGGAATGATGCTATTAGAGATGGTCGGAGGAAGAAAAAACTTTGACATAGGAGCCGATCATAGCAGTGAAATATTTTTTCCCCAGTGGCTTTATACGCATCTTCAGGGAGACGTAGAATTTCAATTGAGTGGTGGTATGACAACCAATGAAATCGAGATTGCCAAGAAAATTATTATGGTAGGTTTATGGTGCGTGCAGACAATTCCATCAGATAGGCCATCTATGAGTAAGGTGACTGACATGTTGGAAGGGAATTTAGGAGCCCTGGAGGTCCCACCGAAGCCTTTCCGAGAATCTTCTCCTTCGATTTCATCTATTCCGAGTTCAATGTCGGATTCTTCTTCTACTCCATTGACATCAAGTTCATGACTCCATTTTGTCTCAAGCTTGATTGGTCGCTAGGTTAACGCGTGAAGCAGAACAATTCCTATGTACATAAATAAGAACATACCAACAATAAATTTATGTTACAGAAGTCATGAATTtgtataacttttttttttttttgaagttaaaTTTGTATTACTTGTCCAACAAATGTAACATGTACTGATACATACTAGGGAATATACAGAAATGCATATCCATGGTTTTTGAGTTGACAGAATGTTGTTAGTAATATTTACATGACCTGATCAAACACCCAATACTAATAAAATCATATCCTAACCCGAATTTCCAACCGGTGCATGACCTAATGGTGATGCATTTCCTCCATCGTGAAGTCATGGGTTCGACTTCACGGGGAGGGGACTTAGGATGGATAGTTTGTATTAGTAATTTATAAAAGAAAAATTATATTCTAACCTGAATTAGAGATCACCGTGGTTTGCGATTGCGACCTACCATTGACTGTCATCTAGGAAAAAGATAATGTTTTTTGAAGGAGCAGAATGTATTTTGTGAAAAACAGAATGGGGCAAGGAGTAGAAAATGTTTGTGCAAGGgaattattcttttttttttttaattttatccaAAAAAGTAATAATGAAGCTTAAATTGAATTAAAAATTACCTAGTCAACAACATCCATCtccaattgttattttttattttatatagatATACATCATCTGGCATTTGCCAACCTTTCTTAGTCAAAATTAAGACACTAAACGAAAGTAAGTTGTACTGTCTCTTT
Protein-coding regions in this window:
- the LOC139883452 gene encoding LEAF RUST 10 DISEASE-RESISTANCEUS RECEPTOR-LIKE PROTEIN KINASE-like 2.4; translated protein: CGNLGFKLTCQENNYSVIEILGSKYRVMEINQTAYTMRIARIDLWKSPCSNNGYGNTTLDDSLRVPILDTSMNLLISKGNLQESLNEGFDIEFSAIGQMCRDCKHSGMVCIYEGMFRCVPLDGFDFSSSKRTRNLAIGLGVGLGGILISCAAYFCITRLVSLGTLLFFWKETESGRKAEAVLRQHGFLAPKRFSYSEVKKMTNSFKEKLGQGGYGSVCKGKFHDDRLVAVKILNEAKGNGEEFINEVASISRTSHVNVITLLGFCLQGQRHALIYEFMPNGSLEKFIYCETHHLGWEKLFQIATGIARGLEYLHRGCNTRILHFDIKPHNILLDVDFCPKISDFGLAKLCTTKESSTISMLEARGTIGYIAPEVFNRHFGGVPHKSDVYSYGMMLLEMVGGRKNFDIGADHSSEIFFPQWLYTHLQGDVEFQLSGGMTTNEIEIAKKIIMVGLWCVQTIPSDRPSMSKVTDMLEGNLGALEVPPKPFRESSPSISSIPSSMSDSSSTPLTSSS